The following are encoded in a window of Cupriavidus oxalaticus genomic DNA:
- a CDS encoding M14 family metallopeptidase, producing MTHPTTPLDAYPVDVAFPDIRPYAPGNTGIPYLYTFDSGQPGPHVMVNALTHGNEVCGAIAVKALLDHNLRPRRGRLTLAFANVDAYHRFDPASPDASRFVDQDFNRVWTAATLDDSSRDSSELRRARAMRPVIDTVDLLLDLHSMHEKSRPLIVSGPLDKGIALSRALGAPADVIVDEGHPEGRRMRDYDGFGDPASPRNALLVECGQHWEPAAVTVAQDSTARFLLHAGVVDAADLPAGWLQPLPATQRVVRVTEPVVAASMDFRFAGPYTGLETFADAGTVIGWRDGEPVVTPYPDCVLVMPSLRQLRPGVTVVRLGRLER from the coding sequence ATGACTCACCCCACCACCCCCCTCGACGCCTACCCCGTCGACGTCGCCTTCCCCGACATCCGCCCCTACGCCCCCGGCAACACCGGCATCCCCTACCTCTACACCTTCGACAGCGGCCAGCCCGGCCCGCATGTGATGGTCAACGCGCTGACCCACGGCAACGAGGTCTGCGGCGCCATCGCCGTCAAGGCGCTGCTCGACCACAACCTGCGCCCGCGCCGCGGCCGCCTGACGCTGGCCTTTGCCAACGTCGACGCCTACCACCGCTTCGACCCGGCCAGCCCCGACGCCTCGCGCTTCGTCGACCAGGATTTCAACCGCGTGTGGACCGCCGCCACGCTGGACGACTCCAGCCGCGATTCCTCCGAGCTGCGCCGCGCGCGCGCCATGCGCCCGGTGATCGACACCGTCGACCTGCTGCTCGACCTGCACTCGATGCATGAGAAAAGCCGTCCGCTGATCGTCTCCGGCCCGCTCGACAAGGGCATCGCCCTGTCGCGCGCGCTGGGCGCGCCGGCCGACGTGATCGTCGACGAAGGCCACCCCGAAGGCCGCCGCATGCGCGACTACGACGGCTTCGGCGATCCCGCCAGCCCGCGCAATGCGCTGCTGGTCGAATGCGGCCAGCACTGGGAGCCGGCTGCCGTGACGGTGGCGCAGGACAGCACCGCGCGCTTCCTGCTGCACGCCGGCGTGGTCGATGCGGCCGACCTGCCCGCCGGCTGGCTCCAGCCGCTGCCCGCCACGCAGCGGGTGGTACGCGTGACCGAGCCGGTGGTCGCCGCCAGCATGGATTTCCGCTTTGCCGGCCCCTATACGGGCCTGGAGACCTTTGCGGATGCCGGCACGGTCATCGGCTGGCGTGACGGCGAGCCGGTGGTGACGCCCTACCCCGACTGCGTGCTGGTGATGCCTTCGCTGCGCCAGCTTCGTCCCGGCGTGACCGTGGTGCGGCTGGGCAGGCTGGAGCGCTGA
- a CDS encoding LysR family transcriptional regulator produces MHIRWLEDFVCLAQAGSLARAAELRNVTPPAFGRRMQAVEVWAGAPLIDRSVFPVRLTAEGRQFLEAAQGALRTLDETRLALRAAHRADASTVTIATGKTLARSMVPAWLSALREALRGDPAAAGFRTRLSTFPMHDALAMFAEGDADFLLCYSPPDLPVMLDDARYQFHLAGVERLVCVSAADAHGAPLHRLRTGKAAGQKPVPMIAYAETLTLGRMVNQEIARRKLAPRLDVIAVSDFAESVHEMVRQRMGLAWLPARLIADDLHAGRLVRAIGATAAGADAGGDLALDIRLYRPRAPMRPLAEAFWRAAVAAPR; encoded by the coding sequence ATGCATATCCGCTGGCTTGAAGACTTCGTCTGCCTGGCACAGGCCGGCAGCCTGGCGCGCGCCGCCGAGCTGCGCAACGTGACCCCGCCCGCGTTCGGCCGGCGCATGCAGGCTGTGGAAGTGTGGGCCGGCGCTCCGCTGATCGACCGCAGCGTGTTCCCGGTGCGCCTCACCGCCGAGGGCCGCCAGTTCCTGGAAGCCGCGCAGGGCGCACTGCGCACGCTGGATGAAACGCGGCTGGCACTGCGCGCCGCGCATCGGGCCGACGCCAGCACCGTGACCATCGCCACCGGCAAGACGCTGGCGCGCTCGATGGTGCCGGCGTGGCTGTCCGCCCTGCGCGAAGCGCTGCGCGGCGACCCCGCCGCGGCAGGCTTCCGCACGCGGCTGTCGACCTTCCCCATGCACGACGCGCTGGCGATGTTCGCCGAGGGCGACGCCGACTTCCTGCTGTGCTACAGCCCGCCCGACCTGCCGGTGATGCTGGACGACGCGCGCTACCAGTTCCACCTGGCCGGCGTGGAGCGGCTGGTCTGCGTCAGCGCCGCCGACGCGCACGGCGCGCCGCTGCACCGGCTGCGCACCGGCAAGGCGGCGGGCCAGAAGCCGGTGCCGATGATTGCCTATGCCGAGACTTTGACGCTGGGGCGCATGGTCAACCAGGAGATCGCGCGCCGCAAGCTGGCGCCGCGGCTGGACGTGATCGCGGTCAGCGACTTTGCCGAGTCGGTGCACGAGATGGTGCGCCAGCGCATGGGCCTGGCGTGGCTGCCCGCGCGGCTCATTGCCGACGACCTGCATGCGGGCCGGCTGGTGCGCGCGATCGGCGCGACCGCCGCGGGGGCCGACGCTGGCGGCGACCTCGCCCTCGATATCCGCCTGTACCGTCCGCGCGCGCCGATGCGGCCGCTGGCCGAGGCGTTCTGGCGCGCGGCGGTGGCGGCGCCGCGCTAG
- a CDS encoding Bug family tripartite tricarboxylate transporter substrate binding protein codes for MKTILRAAAAALCLATVTGGAFAGTWPAKPITLVVGYTAGGSVDLVARTIAPELGKRLGQSVVIENLGGAGGTIGASKVVKAEADGYTLLMGSGSEVSIARLTNPAVRYDGEKDLAPVTFVGTQPMVLVGKPGLPAKNAAELIALAKAQPGKLAYASSGVGTPLNLAGELIKQQGNVNITHVPYKGASAMATDLLGGQIDLAVMVLSSALPHIQAGRVQAYGVTGAKRAAVAPNVPALAETPALKGVDMGVWFGLMGPANLPRPVVERLNTEMQAVLALPDVKKKLAEAGVEVTPGNPAQFGGFIKRETGRYRTIVQTAGIRE; via the coding sequence ATGAAGACCATCCTGCGCGCGGCCGCTGCCGCACTCTGCCTTGCCACCGTCACCGGCGGCGCCTTTGCCGGCACCTGGCCCGCCAAGCCGATCACGCTGGTGGTGGGCTACACCGCCGGCGGCAGCGTCGACCTCGTCGCCCGCACCATCGCGCCGGAGCTGGGCAAGCGCCTCGGCCAGAGCGTGGTCATCGAGAACCTGGGCGGCGCCGGCGGCACCATCGGCGCGTCCAAGGTGGTCAAGGCCGAGGCCGACGGCTACACGCTGCTGATGGGCTCGGGCAGCGAGGTCTCGATCGCGCGCCTGACCAACCCCGCGGTGCGCTACGACGGCGAGAAGGACCTGGCGCCGGTGACCTTCGTCGGCACCCAGCCGATGGTGCTGGTCGGCAAGCCGGGCCTGCCGGCCAAGAACGCCGCCGAGCTGATCGCGCTGGCCAAGGCGCAGCCGGGCAAGCTGGCGTATGCGTCGTCGGGCGTGGGCACGCCGCTGAACCTGGCCGGCGAGCTGATCAAGCAGCAGGGCAACGTCAATATCACGCACGTGCCGTACAAGGGCGCATCGGCCATGGCCACCGACCTGCTCGGCGGCCAGATCGACCTGGCGGTGATGGTGCTGTCGTCGGCACTGCCGCATATCCAGGCGGGCCGCGTGCAGGCCTATGGCGTGACCGGCGCCAAGCGCGCCGCGGTGGCGCCGAACGTGCCGGCACTGGCCGAGACGCCGGCGCTCAAGGGCGTTGATATGGGCGTGTGGTTCGGCCTGATGGGGCCGGCCAACCTGCCCAGGCCGGTGGTGGAGCGGCTCAACACCGAGATGCAGGCCGTGCTGGCGCTGCCGGACGTGAAGAAGAAGCTGGCCGAGGCAGGTGTGGAAGTGACGCCGGGCAATCCTGCGCAGTTCGGCGGCTTTATCAAGCGCGAGACGGGGCGGTATCGGACGATCGTGCAGACGGCTGGGATTCGTGAGTGA
- a CDS encoding GMC family oxidoreductase codes for MAIDNLYDAGIAAGWKVLDAATFTASRTLDADVAIVGSGAGGGISAETLSRAGLRVVLLEEGALRTSDSFRDMDENRAYRELYQEAAARTTADGAIAILQGRTVGGSTTVNWSSSFRTPPQTLAHWAAHHAVSGHGEADMAPWFAQVEARLGIAPWAMAPNPNNDVLRRGCEKLGWEWHVIPRNVKGCWNAGYCGFGCPVNAKQSMLVSTIPAALAAGATLVHRVRVRTLEHDGQRVQSVIGEALGADGHTRTGVGVAVRARHVVIAGGAINSPGLLLRSRVPDPHGRLGVRTFIHPANISVAVMPERIDPYYGAPQSVASDHFQWANGATGPMGYKLEVPPLFPGIGAGVLNGMGDALRRDIAQLPNTNAMLALLRDGFVPQSEGGRVRLAADGSPLLDYEMSDYAWDGVRRAWLSMAQAQFAAGAIQVRPAHLDAPDYRSWPEARDAIAQLPLKPFRTALFTAHLMGGCGMSDDPRRGVVDSHGRHHQLENLSVFDGSVFPTSVGANPQLSVFALAAQNADALARSIAA; via the coding sequence ATGGCCATCGACAATCTCTACGACGCCGGCATCGCCGCCGGCTGGAAGGTGCTGGATGCCGCCACTTTCACCGCCTCCCGCACGCTCGATGCGGACGTTGCCATCGTCGGCAGCGGCGCGGGCGGCGGCATCAGCGCCGAAACGCTGAGCCGCGCCGGGCTGCGCGTGGTGCTGCTGGAAGAGGGCGCACTGCGCACCTCCGACAGCTTCCGCGACATGGACGAGAACCGTGCCTACCGCGAGCTGTACCAGGAGGCCGCGGCGCGCACCACCGCGGACGGCGCCATCGCCATCCTGCAGGGCCGCACCGTCGGCGGCAGCACCACGGTGAACTGGTCGTCCAGCTTCCGCACGCCGCCGCAGACGCTGGCGCACTGGGCCGCGCACCACGCCGTCAGCGGCCATGGCGAGGCCGACATGGCGCCGTGGTTCGCGCAGGTGGAAGCGCGCCTTGGCATCGCGCCCTGGGCCATGGCCCCCAATCCCAACAACGACGTGCTGCGCCGCGGCTGCGAAAAGCTGGGCTGGGAGTGGCACGTCATCCCGCGCAACGTGAAGGGCTGCTGGAACGCCGGCTATTGCGGCTTCGGCTGCCCAGTCAATGCCAAGCAGTCGATGCTGGTATCGACCATCCCGGCGGCGCTGGCCGCCGGCGCGACGCTGGTGCACCGGGTGCGGGTACGCACGCTCGAACATGACGGGCAGCGCGTGCAGTCGGTCATCGGCGAAGCGCTCGGTGCCGACGGCCATACGCGCACCGGCGTGGGCGTGGCCGTGCGTGCACGGCACGTGGTGATCGCCGGCGGGGCCATCAACTCGCCGGGGCTGCTGCTGCGCTCGCGTGTGCCGGACCCGCACGGGCGGCTCGGCGTGCGTACATTTATCCATCCAGCGAATATCAGCGTCGCTGTGATGCCTGAGCGCATTGATCCTTATTATGGCGCGCCACAGTCGGTCGCCTCCGACCACTTCCAGTGGGCCAACGGCGCGACCGGCCCGATGGGCTACAAGCTGGAGGTGCCGCCGCTGTTCCCCGGCATCGGCGCCGGCGTGCTCAACGGCATGGGCGACGCGCTGCGGCGCGATATCGCGCAGCTGCCCAACACCAACGCCATGCTGGCGCTGCTGCGCGACGGCTTCGTGCCGCAGAGCGAGGGCGGACGCGTGCGGCTGGCCGCCGACGGCAGCCCGCTGCTCGACTACGAGATGAGCGACTACGCCTGGGACGGCGTGCGCCGCGCCTGGCTGAGCATGGCGCAGGCGCAGTTCGCCGCGGGTGCGATCCAGGTGCGGCCGGCCCACCTGGACGCCCCCGACTACCGCAGCTGGCCCGAAGCGCGCGACGCGATCGCGCAGCTGCCGCTCAAGCCGTTCCGCACGGCGCTGTTCACCGCGCACCTGATGGGCGGCTGCGGCATGAGCGACGACCCGCGCCGCGGTGTTGTGGACAGCCACGGGCGCCATCACCAGCTGGAGAACCTGTCGGTGTTCGATGGTTCGGTCTTTCCGACCAGCGTGGGGGCTAATCCGCAGTTGTCGGTGTTTGCGCTGGCGGCACAGAATGCGGATGCGCTGGCCCGGAGTATCGCGGCATGA
- a CDS encoding Sbal_3080 family lipoprotein, protein MNKALLAASVGLLLCGCSTYQAVTPVDRLDHSDPNTAFQLPAGGGPRGDYGANGMLLCVVVSPVSGNNYVEAFRASLEQRNFEVKMLQAEAASALACPMVAYYTARSAWFWTSYLDSVDITVFHQGDRVGKAIYSANRSAGGLNLSNLVDPASKLDEMVERLFPGMLPPPAPSAGTPQASTAGA, encoded by the coding sequence ATGAACAAAGCCCTGCTGGCCGCCAGCGTCGGCCTGCTGCTGTGCGGCTGCTCGACCTACCAGGCCGTGACTCCGGTCGACCGTCTCGACCACTCCGATCCCAATACCGCGTTCCAGCTGCCGGCCGGCGGCGGCCCGCGCGGCGACTACGGCGCCAACGGCATGCTGCTGTGCGTCGTGGTGAGCCCGGTGAGCGGCAATAACTATGTCGAGGCCTTCCGCGCCTCGCTGGAGCAACGCAATTTCGAGGTGAAGATGCTGCAGGCCGAGGCGGCGTCGGCGCTGGCGTGCCCGATGGTGGCGTATTACACGGCACGCAGCGCGTGGTTCTGGACGTCGTACCTGGACAGCGTGGACATCACCGTCTTCCACCAGGGCGACCGCGTCGGCAAGGCGATCTACAGCGCCAACCGCAGCGCCGGCGGGCTCAACCTGAGCAACCTGGTGGATCCGGCATCCAAGCTGGACGAGATGGTCGAGCGGCTGTTCCCGGGCATGCTGCCGCCGCCGGCGCCGTCGGCCGGCACGCCGCAGGCATCGACGGCGGGGGCCTGA